In the Afipia sp. GAS231 genome, AGGCACGCCACACCGAAGCCGACCCATGCCAGGCTGGCGAACACGCCGATCCCGCCCGACGGGAACGAGACCGATAACGACAGCGGCCGCGCCGAGAGGGCTGCGCCCTCCTCCGCCGTTTGCGCGAGCGCGACGGCCTTAGACACCGAATACGTCGACATAGATCCGCTCCGCAAATTTCGCCGTGTCGGTGCTGGGCTTGAATACCGCGACCTTCTTCAGGTCCTCGGCATAACCCTGCAGCTCGCGCTTGAGCACTTCACCAACGGGGTGGTGATGATGGGTGTGGTAGCGCACCATGCCTTCGAGATCGGCGAGCGACGCCGCCTTCGGCGCATAGGGCTGGAATGACTTTGCCGCCTTCTCCGGATTCTGCGACGCGAACATCGCGGCATCCAGCAGCGCCTGGGTGATCGCGCGCGCAACGTTTGGCTCCTCGCGGACGAGGCTGCCGCGCAGACCGACGATGCAGCAGCTCTTGTCCTTGTAGTCGCCGTCAAGATTGGAGGCGACTTCCTTGTAGGCCGAGTCCTTCAGCCAGAGATAGGCGAGCGGATCGGAGGACAGGAAGGCCTGCACTTCGCCCTTCTCGACCGCGAGATTCAGGAGGTTGCCGGGATAGGGCCGCCAGTCGACATCCTTGTTAGGATCGATACCGAGCTTGGCGAGCTGGATCGAGAAGAAGTTCTTGTCGGGCCCGGCGAGGTCGCCCACTGCTACGATCTTGCCCTTGAGGTCGGTGAGCTTGTCGACGCCGGAATTGGCGCGCGTCAACACCCGCATGCAGCCGCCATGGGTTCCGGCGGCGATCTTGACGTCGAACCCCTGCTCCAGCGGCTTGAGCCAGCGCAGCGCCATGCCGAGACCCGCATCCGACTTGCCGGTCGCGATCGCTTCCAGCAACTGATCGGTCGAGCCGCTGTAGTTGACCAGTTCGACGTCGAGATTCTGTTTCTGGAAGAATCCGTGATCGATCGCCACCGGAAGCGGCGCAAGGCAGACCGCGCCCGCGTTCCACGACAGTTTGAGTTTGCGCGGCGCACCCGTCAGTGCCAGTGCGTCGGACGCCGTCTTGCAGATCGGGAATTGCGAGAAGTCGATATCAGGTGTCGTCGGGCGGAACGGGAACGCCTGGGCGCCGATCACGCCGGCGGGCAAGGCCAGCGCTGCAGCGGCA is a window encoding:
- a CDS encoding ABC transporter substrate-binding protein, with translation MRSAKSLLDRRALLRGGAAAALALPAGVIGAQAFPFRPTTPDIDFSQFPICKTASDALALTGAPRKLKLSWNAGAVCLAPLPVAIDHGFFQKQNLDVELVNYSGSTDQLLEAIATGKSDAGLGMALRWLKPLEQGFDVKIAAGTHGGCMRVLTRANSGVDKLTDLKGKIVAVGDLAGPDKNFFSIQLAKLGIDPNKDVDWRPYPGNLLNLAVEKGEVQAFLSSDPLAYLWLKDSAYKEVASNLDGDYKDKSCCIVGLRGSLVREEPNVARAITQALLDAAMFASQNPEKAAKSFQPYAPKAASLADLEGMVRYHTHHHHPVGEVLKRELQGYAEDLKKVAVFKPSTDTAKFAERIYVDVFGV